TATTCATTTTTTTTGCTTGCGTATGCTGCTGTAAAAACTTTGCTAAACGATTGGTTTCTTGTAGCAACTGCTGCTGATCCGTCTCAGATAATTCATACCACTCTCGCACAGCAGCGCGACGCGGCACTAAAACCAACCAAGGGTAATTAGCATCACGCATCAAAAGCAGCGCACACAAAGGCAAATTGCCGACCACTTGACAATCCTTTTGTAATTGTGGATGCAACGCAAAATCAACACTATCCGACATCAGCATTCCTCTAATACTTGCGCTATGATTTCGCGCATTCTGACATAACAAGGACAAGGAAATGGAACTCAGTACCTACCACTTTTTACTGCTGTGTGTGTTTGCCGCATCAGCCGTTACCTTTCTTATCTTAATGTTTATTTCTGCACCCTACGGCAAACAGGAACGCGAGGGCTGGGGACCTGGGCTCAATATGCGCTTGGGATGGTTTGTGCTGGAATTGCCCGCCTTTGCCGGCATGCTGTATTTCTACTGGATTGGTGAACATGCATTCAGTACGGCGCCACTCATTTTGTTTGCACTTTTTCAAATTCACTATTTTCATCGCACCTTTATCTATCCTTTTACCCTGCGTGTAAAACCAGATGCGCGTTACAAAATCATTTTGCTCTCTTTCGGCATGGCTTTTAATGCGGTAAATGGTGCACTCAACGGTTGGTTTCTCTCCACACTGGCGGAACATTTACACAGCAACGCTTGGTTGAGCGATCCTCGTTTTATTGCAGGCATTATTTTGTTTTGTGCAGGTTTTGCCTTGGCTAAGCAATCGGATGCCATCTTGCGCAATTTGCGTAAGCCAGGCGAAACCGGCTACAAAATTCCGCAAGGTGGTGCGTATCGCTGGGTTTCTTGCCCCAACTATTTGGGAGAGATTCTGCAATGGACAGGGTTTGCGTTGGCGGGATGGTCCCTGCCCGCTTTTGCTTTTGTCTGTTTTACAGCGGCCAACTTGGTGCCGAAAGCCATTTCCTCACACCGCTGGTATCGCGAAAAGTTTTCAGATTATCCAGCTGCACGCAAAGCAATTTTTCCATTTGTTTTATAGTGACCAATCAATCATCCATGCCTAATTTTTTAAGGCGATAGCGCAACTGACGGAATGAAATACCGAGCTTTTGCGCTGTCGCCGTTTTATTCCAACGATTGGCTTCTAATGCGCGTGTAATAACACCACGCTCAATCGATTCCAAATAAGTATCCAGCTCTGCAATACCCTCTGGAATCTCCATCTGTTCTACTTCTGGCAACAACATGCTCTCACTGACCGCCGAACCCAAATGCAAATCAGCGGCATGAATGACATCGCCTTCACACAAAGTAAATGCACGCTCAAGAATATTTTCTAACTCACGCACATTGCCAGGGAAGGTGTAGTGCTGCAGTGCCTGCTGTGCATCTTCCGATAAACGCGCCGGTGGCAGCTGCATTTCTTTGGCAAATTGATCAAGAAAACGCTGCGATAGCAGTGCAATATCTCCACCACGATCACGCAACGGAGGTACGGCCAACTCAATCACATTGATACGGTAAAACAAATCTTGGCGAAACCGCCCAGCTTTCACTTCTTCTGCCAAGTTTTTATGCGTGGCACTCAACACGCGCACATCCACTGCTACTTCTTTTTCTGCACCGACGGCGCGCACACTTTTTTCTTGAATCGCACGCAGCAATTTCACCTGCATATCCAAAGGCAAATCAGCCACTTCATCCAAAAACAATGTACCGCCGTGCGCTGCTTGAAAAAGCCCCGCTTTATCGGCTGTCGCACCTGTAAAGCTACCTTTTTTGTGGCCAAAAAATTCACTTTCCATCAATTCAGAAGGGATAGCACCGCAGTTCACCGCCACAAAAGCTTGGCTCGTGCGCGAGCCTTTTGCATGAATAGAACGCGCCACCAATTCTTTTCCACTACCCGACTCGCCATGAATATAAATAGGCGCTTGGCTGCGTGCGAGTTTAATAATTTGTGTGCGAAGGCGTTGCATCGCCTCACTATCACCCAACAATAATTCATTACTCGTCTCGCCAGCTGCTTCTGGTTTTTGCAGCTTTAATGCTGCATCCACTAAACCGCGCAATTGCTCCAAATTGACGGGTTTAGAAACAAAATCAAAGGCACCTGCTTTCAGCGCATTGATAGCAGTATCCATACTGCCAAATGCTGTAATCACCGCCACGGGTATATGCGGGTAACTGTTTTGGATATGTTGAACCAGTTGCAACCCATTACCATCAGGAAGCTGCATATCGGTTAAGCACAGGGATATTTTTTCTTCTCTCAGTAATTGCTTGGCAGTTGTTAAATCACCTGCGCTCACTGTGCGCAAATTCATCCTACCTAAAGTAATCTCCAACAGCTCTCTAATATCTGGCTCATCATCAACAATCAACGCTGTAATATTTGTACTCATACTCACGCAATCACTCGGTTGGAATGTGAAAATCCAATTTGAAAACAGCTTAACCCTTCATTTGTACGACGATATTCTAAGCTTGCTTGATTCGCTAAACACAACTCTCTAGCGATATATAAACCAAGCCCCGTACCTT
This genomic window from Pseudomonadales bacterium contains:
- a CDS encoding DUF1295 domain-containing protein, with the protein product MELSTYHFLLLCVFAASAVTFLILMFISAPYGKQEREGWGPGLNMRLGWFVLELPAFAGMLYFYWIGEHAFSTAPLILFALFQIHYFHRTFIYPFTLRVKPDARYKIILLSFGMAFNAVNGALNGWFLSTLAEHLHSNAWLSDPRFIAGIILFCAGFALAKQSDAILRNLRKPGETGYKIPQGGAYRWVSCPNYLGEILQWTGFALAGWSLPAFAFVCFTAANLVPKAISSHRWYREKFSDYPAARKAIFPFVL
- a CDS encoding HIT family protein, with translation MSDSVDFALHPQLQKDCQVVGNLPLCALLLMRDANYPWLVLVPRRAAVREWYELSETDQQQLLQETNRLAKFLQQHTQAKKMNIGALGNMVPQLHVHVIARFEQDAAWPAPVWGKVAAQPYDDAALQNRLTLVRQFLADF
- a CDS encoding sigma-54 dependent transcriptional regulator, with protein sequence MSTNITALIVDDEPDIRELLEITLGRMNLRTVSAGDLTTAKQLLREEKISLCLTDMQLPDGNGLQLVQHIQNSYPHIPVAVITAFGSMDTAINALKAGAFDFVSKPVNLEQLRGLVDAALKLQKPEAAGETSNELLLGDSEAMQRLRTQIIKLARSQAPIYIHGESGSGKELVARSIHAKGSRTSQAFVAVNCGAIPSELMESEFFGHKKGSFTGATADKAGLFQAAHGGTLFLDEVADLPLDMQVKLLRAIQEKSVRAVGAEKEVAVDVRVLSATHKNLAEEVKAGRFRQDLFYRINVIELAVPPLRDRGGDIALLSQRFLDQFAKEMQLPPARLSEDAQQALQHYTFPGNVRELENILERAFTLCEGDVIHAADLHLGSAVSESMLLPEVEQMEIPEGIAELDTYLESIERGVITRALEANRWNKTATAQKLGISFRQLRYRLKKLGMDD